A stretch of Thermotoga sp. SG1 DNA encodes these proteins:
- a CDS encoding nucleotide sugar dehydrogenase, which translates to MLKEKLLNRTAVIGVIGLGYVGLPLAVEKAKAGYRVVGFDIQKKRVDMVNAGINYIGDVVDEELKDLVKKGMIRATIDFSELKNCDVATICVPTPLGKYKEPDLTYVINTAKEIAKHLHREMLVVLESTTYPGTTEEVVLPILESTGLKVGEDFYLAFSPERVDPGNKIYKTKNTPKVVGGVTEKCTELAKILYENVLEAPVHTVSSPRVAEMSKVLENTFRLVNISLINEVAILARRMGINIWEVIEAAATKPFGFMPFYPGPGAGGHCIPIDPFYLAYKAKEYDVRLDLVEIAGEINDFMPEYVVMRVQDILNERSKPLNGSKVLLLGVAYKGDIDDVRESPALKVWYYLEKKKAIVEFFDPYVPEVKRGEKIHKRVELTEEYLKSVDIVVITTAHKNGVDYNFVVRHAPVVFDTKNITKDVKENREKIILL; encoded by the coding sequence GTGTTGAAGGAAAAACTTCTGAACAGGACGGCTGTGATAGGAGTTATCGGTCTTGGATACGTAGGCCTTCCCCTGGCGGTGGAGAAGGCAAAAGCGGGATACAGAGTGGTCGGTTTCGACATCCAGAAGAAGAGAGTCGACATGGTGAACGCGGGAATAAACTACATAGGAGACGTGGTAGATGAAGAGCTCAAAGATCTTGTTAAAAAGGGCATGATCAGAGCCACAATAGATTTTTCTGAGCTGAAAAACTGCGATGTTGCAACGATCTGCGTTCCAACTCCTCTTGGAAAGTACAAAGAACCAGATCTGACTTACGTGATAAACACAGCCAAAGAGATAGCAAAACATCTTCACAGGGAAATGCTCGTTGTCCTCGAAAGCACTACCTATCCCGGCACCACAGAAGAAGTCGTTCTTCCCATATTGGAATCCACCGGCCTGAAAGTTGGGGAAGACTTCTATCTTGCTTTCAGTCCGGAAAGGGTGGATCCCGGAAACAAGATCTACAAGACAAAAAACACGCCGAAGGTGGTTGGTGGAGTCACAGAAAAGTGCACTGAGCTTGCAAAAATTCTCTACGAGAACGTGCTCGAAGCACCGGTACACACTGTTTCTTCTCCAAGAGTGGCGGAGATGTCCAAGGTACTTGAAAACACCTTCAGACTCGTGAACATCTCCCTCATAAACGAGGTGGCCATTCTTGCAAGAAGAATGGGAATCAACATATGGGAAGTGATAGAAGCTGCCGCAACAAAGCCCTTTGGTTTCATGCCCTTCTATCCCGGGCCTGGAGCGGGGGGTCACTGTATACCGATAGATCCGTTCTACCTTGCCTACAAGGCAAAGGAGTACGACGTGAGGCTCGATCTTGTGGAGATAGCAGGAGAGATAAACGATTTCATGCCCGAGTACGTTGTGATGAGAGTCCAGGACATACTCAACGAGAGAAGCAAACCTTTGAATGGTTCGAAGGTTCTTCTCCTCGGTGTTGCTTACAAAGGTGATATAGACGACGTGAGGGAATCACCCGCTCTCAAGGTGTGGTATTATCTTGAAAAGAAAAAAGCGATTGTTGAATTCTTCGATCCTTACGTTCCTGAAGTGAAAAGAGGAGAGAAAATCCACAAAAGGGTTGAACTCACAGAGGAGTACCTGAAGAGTGTGGACATCGTTGTGATAACCACCGCTCACAAAAACGGAGTGGATTACAACTTCGTTGTAAGGCACGCACCCGTTGTCTTCGACACCAAAAACATCACAAAGGATGTGAAAGAAAACAGAGAAAAGATCATCTTGCTCTGA
- a CDS encoding rhomboid family intramembrane serine protease, which yields MRKRTVFFILLFNAFIFVLMSLSGVFSTREPILQMLLLLRYGAQYGPRVDAGDWFRLITALFVHGGILHILFNSYALYYFGLIVEDIYGSEKFLFSYFFTGVVGNIATHVFYHDTISVGASGAIFGLIGMLFAAGFRKDTPFFMKPVTGVSLLPIILINVVYGFLPGTNINNAAHLGGFLSGMLLGYTMKPFSWKRRALWKAIAILTVSLVVLSYVFLIRQIPEIDEAIRRFRAR from the coding sequence ATGAGAAAGAGGACCGTTTTTTTCATTTTGCTGTTCAACGCGTTCATATTCGTGTTGATGAGTCTTTCTGGAGTTTTCTCCACAAGGGAACCCATACTTCAAATGCTTCTTCTTCTCAGATACGGTGCCCAGTACGGTCCTAGAGTCGACGCAGGAGACTGGTTCAGGTTGATCACGGCCCTCTTTGTCCACGGAGGAATCCTTCACATCCTCTTCAACTCCTATGCCCTCTACTACTTCGGACTGATCGTGGAGGACATATACGGTTCGGAGAAGTTCCTGTTCAGTTACTTTTTCACGGGAGTAGTTGGAAACATCGCAACACACGTTTTCTATCACGACACGATCTCCGTTGGTGCAAGTGGTGCGATCTTTGGCCTCATAGGAATGCTCTTTGCGGCGGGCTTCAGAAAGGACACACCCTTCTTCATGAAGCCGGTAACCGGTGTTTCACTCCTTCCCATCATCCTGATAAACGTGGTGTACGGTTTTCTTCCTGGAACGAACATCAACAACGCAGCGCACCTCGGAGGATTTCTGTCTGGAATGCTCCTTGGATACACAATGAAGCCCTTCTCGTGGAAGAGAAGGGCTCTCTGGAAAGCCATTGCCATTCTCACCGTCTCACTTGTGGTTCTCTCTTATGTGTTCCTGATCAGACAGATCCCGGAGATCGATGAGGCGATCAGAAGGTTCAGAGCAAGATGA